GTGTAACGTCACCTATAAGCTCATCACTAAGGTGTTACTTAACAGGCTCAGACCCTTCCTCAATACCCTGGTTGGGCCAATGCAAAATAGCTTCATTCCGGGGCGAGGGACGACTGACAATGCTTTCTTGGCTCAAGAGATTATACACCACATGCACAAGTCTAAAGCTAAGAAAGGTACCCTTgcttttaaaattgatttggagAAGGCGTATGACAGTGTCTCGTGGGCTTTTCTGGAGGAAACTTTGGTGCTCTATGGCTTCCCTAGTATGATTGTTCGCCTCATTATGAGTTGTGTGTCATCTTCTCACATCTCAATTATGTGGAATGGGTCTAGGCTTCCGAAATTCAAGCCCGACAGGGGGCTCAGACAAGGGGACCCTTTATCGCCATACTTGTTTGTGCTTTGTATGGAGCGTTTATCCGTTTTGATTCATAACCTGGTTGATAATGGGGAGTGGAAGCCGGTGAGAATTTCCCAAGGAGGTCCCCCAAtctctcatcttttctttgcTGATGATGTGCTGTTGTTTTGCCAGGCGACATCAGATCAGGTGAATCTTCTGGCGGCCACCATGAAATCCTTTTGTGACAGCTCAGGACTTAAGATTAACCTCCAGAAATCTAAAGCCATCACATCTAAGGGGGTTAGTGCAGAGGTCAAGGCGGAGATCTCAAGTATTGCTCCCATCCCGTTTGTGAAGGATTTGGGAAAATATTTGGGCTTTCCACTGAGAGGGGGGCGCAGTCAGAGGAGGAGCTTTGATTTCTTGATTGAGAATATCCAGAGAAAGCTTGGCACTTGGAGATCAAGTATGCTGAACTTGGCAGGAAGAGTTTGTTTGGCGAAATCTGTTATTGCCTCCATCCCAACCTACACTATGCAGGTCTTTTATCTTCCTCGCTGTGTAACCAACCGCATAAATAAAATCATGCGATCTTTCATTTGGGCTAGCAGGGCGGGCTCACGGGGTTGGAACCTTGTTGGTTGGAATAAAGTAATAGAGACTAAGGAGCAAGGTGGCATCGCCATCAGAGACACTAATCTGGCGAATACAGCTCTATTAGGCAAAGCAATTTGGAGTATTTTACACAAGCCCCGTAAGCTATGGGTGGAGGCCATGAAGCATAAGTATTTGCGTAACTCTTCTGTTTTGCAGGTTGAACCAAAAGCAACGGACTCCCCAATTTGGAAGGGGATTCTCAAGGCGCGTGACCAATTAAAGGAGGGATTCAAGTTTCGACTCGGAAACGGCGAAACATCTCTCTGGTATGGCGATTGGAGCGGAGATGGAGCGCTGGCGAGGAAGGTTCTGTATGTGGATATGCATGACGTTCAGTTATCCTTGCGTGATGTAATTTCGAATGGAAATTGGAACCTTGGCAATGTTTATACTTTAATTCCGCCAGAGTTTGTTCAGCAGTTGCATAACATAGAGCCACGGATCAGCCACAGTAGGCGTGATGTGTGGATTTGGGACAAAGGCGAGACAGGTTGTTACTCTGTGAAGGAAGCTTACCAATGGTTACATAGGTTGAAGTATCCTTTGGCGGTCGCTGGAGACTGGAGGTGGGTGTGGAGCTTGAAGGTTCCGGAACGTGTTCGCTTTTTTGTCTGGTTGGTTCTGCATCAATCAATCCAAACGAACGCGTACAGATATCGCTGCAACATGACAGCGACACCAAATTGCTCTCGATGTTCGGCGACAGAGGAGGACGCCCTTCATTGCCTGAGGGATTGCCCCCATTCTCGGGAAATCTGGATGAGAGTGGGGGTGATGGCTTGGCCGGGTTTTATGATATATGATTGTGGAGATTGGGTTCGTCGCCACGCTCAAGGGAGGAACGGTTTGCAGTTTTTGGCTGGTGTTTGGGGAATTTGGAAGTTGAGGTGCAACATGGTGTTTGAGGAGAATCCATTGCCAGTAAATGAAGCGTGGAGACGCATCTGTCACGAGCATGACGAGATGGCGAGGTTCTTGGACGGCAGCGACGAGATTGCAGATGAGGTGCGGATGGCGGCAAGGTGGGGACGGCCGTCAGAGGGCAGTGTGTCTTTGTGCGTTGATGGTGCGTTGATGGTAGCTTCCGATTGGACCCCAGGTGCATGGGTTGGGGAGGAATCGTGCGTGATTCTCAGGGGTTGTGGCAAGGTGGCTTTCACGGGTACAAGATTGGAGGAAGTGCTTTCATGGCTGAAGCAATTGCTCTTGAAAGAGGTCTGCACTTTGTGTGGGACAGGGGCTATAGACAGGTCGTTTGCAATGTTGATTGCAGAAATTTGCTGCAAGCACTAGGAGATGAGGAAAAATGTCAGCTTCTCCCCATCCTAGGTGATATACGAGAGTTGCTCCAAAGGAGGTGGGTGGTTTCCTTGTCATATGTTGGCAGAGATTGTAATGCGCCAGCAGACTGGTTGGCCAAAAGAGGAGCGTCTTCGCCGCTGGATCTTGAGTGCTCGCTGGATTCTCCGCCCTGGGAGTTAGAGGTCCTTATTTTGAGGGACCGTTTAAGCTCGTTGTAGTTGTTTTTTTCTGTAGTTTTCCGAAGGATCAAAAAAAAGTGTTGCAACATGAGTCCAAGGTGGGACGgtgaaaaactcaaaaaataaataaaaatatgtatgAAGTCTCCAcccttagatttttttttttgataacaaACGCTTACAAAGAGAAACAAACCAAAGAAACTAGACCCTCATGAACAAAGTGCCCATTTGGTCAGCCCTCAACAGAGGCACAGTACCCGTCACAGGAGAATCCCAAACTGACAGCTCAAAATCAGAAGTTGCCCCAAACTTGGCGAGGAAATCCGCCACAGCATTTCCCTCACGAAGAATATGACAGCACCGCACTTGCCACTGACGCCTGAGCAGAGCTTTGATCTGCCCAATCACGGCCGCATACCGATGAAAAACGGGGTGGCACCCGCCAATCAAACCCAGAGCAACCAAGGAATCAGAGAAAAGATCCACTAAACGGTACCCACGATCCCAGCAAACTGTCAAGCCGTGGAAGATAGCTAACAACTCCGCACACAAGCTATCAGCCTCACCAACATGCCCTGCAAACCCCAAGAGCCAATTCCCGTCCACACTCCGCACAAGGCCGCCAAAACCTGCTGCCCCTGGGTTCCCCAGCGAACTGCCATCAGTATTAAGCGCAACACACCCCTCCCCAGGGGGCTGCCAGCGGACCCAACGCACCTCTGGTGGAGCAACAACCCGATGGTATGCATCGGGAATAAGCAGCCAGAGCTCCCTAGCCTCGCGGACCACCTTGTGAACAACCAACGGTTTTGCAGCAAACAAGAAACGACATCGCTCCTTCCATATAATCCAAGCT
This is a stretch of genomic DNA from Lotus japonicus ecotype B-129 chromosome 1, LjGifu_v1.2. It encodes these proteins:
- the LOC130740498 gene encoding uncharacterized protein LOC130740498 — encoded protein: MTDESPLLDFVPDLVESRSHSYDSELYSLKLYTSVLALMPMLNVFWYLSKVLFAEKGLVQAVEGRYTVLAGITLTCSTILALPNWAVSLMAMEMILKEGNDVMELTMVAFNELNQLNATTEAEDEFKIFSWNIRGAMHDHGKLAMKDFIHSKKPDVVILLETKCQFKRLKRFWDSLDFLPIFIEEARVLERCNLIDLGAVGRQFTWSRRVNNRIILSKRLDRAVGDADWRVEFQDAFVEVLNRVHSDHNPLLLHCGPIRSQMLDRPFRFNAAWSDHSQFEVVVENAWRSGDEDIIIKLDRVREASQDFNKEVFGNIFRRKRHVEARLRGVQRELDSLVTSDLVLFEADLQREYKSILKQEELLWFQKSRENRVQYGDRNTAYFHTQTVIRRKRNHIHRLKIGDGSWCSDAEILKHEVQSFFVNLFAAPLHTQGAVLSHDRFPSLQAEAKFELIQPVTKAEVKEALMGIKSFSAPGPNGFQPFFYKKYWNHVGDNLWSFVREAFEGKVVREEVMEILLVLIPKVDHPTGVKEFRPISLCNVTYKLITKVLLNRLRPFLNTLVGPMQNSFIPGRGTTDNAFLAQEIIHHMHKSKAKKGTLAFKIDLEKAYDSVSWAFLEETLVLYGFPSMIVRLIMSCVSSSHISIMWNGSRLPKFKPDRGLRQGDPLSPYLFVLCMERLSVLIHNLVDNGEWKPVRISQGGPPISHLFFADDVLLFCQATSDQVNLLAATMKSFCDSSGLKINLQKSKAITSKGVSAEVKAEISSIAPIPFVKDLGKYLGFPLRGGRSQRRSFDFLIENIQRKLGTWRSSMLNLAGRVCLAKSVIASIPTYTMQVFYLPRCVTNRINKIMRSFIWASRAGSRGWNLVGWNKVIETKEQGGIAIRDTNLANTALLGKAIWSILHKPRKLWVEAMKHKYLRNSSVLQVEPKATDSPIWKGILKARDQLKEGFKFRLGNGETSLWYGDWSGDGALARKVLYVDMHDVQLSLRDVISNGNWNLGNVYTLIPPEFVQQLHNIEPRISHSRRDVWIWDKGETGCYSVKEAYQWLHRLKYPLAVAGDWRWVWSLKVPERVRFFVWLVLHQSIQTNAYRYRCNMTATPNCSRCSATEEDALHCLRDCPHSREIWMRVGVMAWPGFMIYDCGDWVRRHAQGRNGLQFLAGVWGIWKLRCNMVFEENPLPVNEAWRRICHEHDEMARFLDGSDEIADEVRMAARWGRPSEGSVSLCVDGALMVASDWTPGAWVGEESCVILRGCGKVAFTGTRLEEVLSWLKQLLLKEVCTLCGTGAIDRSFAMLIAEICCKH